The DNA region gaacaatgtggttttcgacCTGGTGGTGGAATGCTGGAACAGCTCTACATCCTCACCAGGGGCTGAAGGGTTGTGGGTGTTTGCCCAATCAGtccacatgtgttttgtggacatggttcttGACTGGAAAAAGGGtagtttgctctctccaggttggaagAGAGTGGAGGACTTCAGGTATCTTGGGGTTTTGTTTTACGGGTGAGgggacagacggatcggtgcggtgCGGTGGCCGCAGTAATGCGGTCGTTGTGTACCGGTCCGTGGTGGTGAGGACctctgtcacccaggaggagctcTGAGTAGagacgctgctcctccacatctgttttggatgcctcctggatgcctccctggggagATGTTCCGGGTATGTCCCACCAGTAGGAGGTCCTGGAGAAGACCCATCAATCTTCATGCAATACCTTTTGATTTCAAGAATCAAGATTCAGGGCGGCACAGTGGTGCGGTGGgaagcactgtcgcctcacgactaaaaggtcctgggttctccagcttcctcccacagtccaaaatcatgcattaggttgattggtttctctccattgcccgtaagtgtgagtgcgtgtgtgaatagttgtttgtctatgtgttgcccagtgatggactggcgaccagTCGAgagtgtaccctgcctctcgcccatagccatctgagctccagcaccccccgcatatgggattagGCAGTATGGAAGATGGTTGGATGGATTAAAgattcaaatatttttattaataccAGAGGAAAATTATCTGCAccctttgatcgctgtcacagttagaggtacacacaagaaggtagggagattaaaagtaagaatgctaacacatctacacacactcacatgtatTTAcgagctaaagttttattatacatgcatggatgaagatcagcCCTTATAGAGGTAGGAGGAGTTGTGGCACCGGTAGAAAGGATCTTCGGTGGTGTCAGATCCCTGtgttcacatcctgttttattgtgtagcagttccggtttccagtCTCATCCCATTAGCTCCAGTCTTACTTCTGGTTTTCATTACTCACACCTGTctagaatcagtaatcactcaactgtgtacttaaccaccaccagttcccatagcccgttgccagatcgttgaaatccatgacttcactttccagcattctctcgtTCAGGTTATCCCGTTACCGACCTGTTTCCGTGTTCCTGACtaccgcttctcgtctgatcctgaccggtactgtaaGTCTGTTGCCTtggttgctgaactctgcctgttgcTGGAACTGTCTTAGCCTGTCGATTCAAGCCTAGAAATCTGAGCCCTCTGGTTTTGACCCACGACTGTTATTGGACCCGTTCACGCCTGCTCCTTCTGTACTTCAAGACCGTGTTTTcctgtgcatgacctggactgtctttGATTACGAAAAttgcagggggtgggaggtgagaggagtttgaccagcatcctcctctcagctacagcatgtggggggtccagctccatccccagaacagaaccagccctcctgatcactttgtccattTACTTGACCTATTGATTTTCATTTGGTGGATTATTACTGTACTTTGTAATAACAATAACGCATTTTATTAATAGGTACCTTTCACTGTGCttttactgctactactgcatCAATTACTGTACTACAATAAATTTTACAGATGAGtgtagaaacaaacacaaactaaaaatgtaattacaagAATAGGAATAAGAGGAGGATCTGAGGGTGCAGGCAGGTATGGATGACTGTTAGCTAAGGAAGTGTGAGGTTGTGAATGGCACAACATTTCATAACAGAGGTGATGTGAAATCGGAAGCCAAAGGAGAACACGGGTCGTGTAACAGGTCACATGATGAGTTGAAGATTTTTGGGGGGAGACAATATTTCGTAAATAATATTTGTGAACTTCAGCCTCACACAGACAGGAGCTGGGTTGAACAAGTGGCCTCGTGCAGGCTTTTGCCACACTATagtggctgcagctgttgatTTATCTTAAGTAAATTTAGATATATTTATATTCTGAAATTATGCTTtttgttactgttgtttttaCACTAATTTATATGGAAgaatttaaatattgcagcactGGCCTGTAGTGTTAAGaagtttttttaaaatcactctttTTGGtataatgaaaaaataaagaatcagaatcagcattaatggccaagtttgcacaggaaaaCCAATAAATtctatgtggtctgactccgtcttggttccctcttgtgacaaattttttttttacaattttaattatagttatttaaaaaaaatgaacaaataaagaatatgaACTGTAGCTCACTGTGTCACAATCAACTGTGGTTATTGCACGTGTATGTTAATATCTGTGAAGAGTCATTGAGTCACTGTCTTGTGGGACCGGTAGAGTTCAGTTCAGACACAGCGGGAATAAGCTGACTCTGGGTCTGCTGGTACTGGTGGTTATGGCTCTGTGAGACCTGCCAGAGGGAGGgagtttgaacagtttgtgCGCAGGGTGTGTGggatcagcagtgatgctgacagcccgtttgTCTGGCCTGGTGctcaatagaaggaagctcagtcccaatgatcttctctgctgacggACCAccctctgcagtctgtgtctgtcctgcttggtgtctgagccaaaccacacagtgatggaggtgcaaaagacagactggatgatggaaGTATAGAAGacagtcagcagctcctggagcaggttgaacttcctgagttgtctcagaaagtacaacctctgctggagcTTTTTGCAGACTGTCTGTGTGGGGGGCCTCTTCAGGTCCGGTGTGGTCAggtgtggaccctaggaacctgaatgagtccgcagttgacactgtgttgttgtggataGTGAGGGGGGCAGGTGGTTATTCCTGAAATCCaccgtcatctccacagtcttgagcgtaTTAAgttccagctggttctgactgcacaactggaccagctgctctaCCTCCCGTCTGTGTGCAGACTCATCACAGTCCTGAATGAGCCCAACGACGGTCCTGTTGTCTGAagacttcaggagtttcacagacgggttCCTGGAGGTGGAGTCGTTGGTATAAAGGAAGAAGAGCATTAGGGAGAGGACGCACCCCTGTTGTGCAACGGTGCTGatggtgccagatgtgatgctgcccagcctcacctgctgcctcctgtcagtcaggaagcagGCTGgttcagtttgtggtggagttCTAGGGGTGATGGTAttgaaggctgagctgaagtccacaaacaggatcgtggcatatgtgccagggagatccaggtgctgcaggatacAGCATCATCATCTGGCCGTTCCAGGGTCAGGATCACAGGCTCTCAGCTCTCAGAACCCATTACATTGATGGTTCACAAGGAGGCAGTGTTGTCTTTTGTTAACACATTTGTTAATTCCCATTCAACAAGAAATGAGTACCGGCATCCTGACAGAAGGATTTATTTACTGCTGCTATAAAACACACCTGAATTGGTTCAATGAATTGAACCTGAAAGGTGTTTGGTATTTGTGTACcgtaaaaaaacagaacaggatCCAGATGAACCAAAGGATCAGTTGTGTATGAAATAATGGATGTAGAATGGTGAGGATCAGTGGAAGTACTTTAGTTTTCAGCTCATAACAAATGCATATGTTacaatactgtaatactgtgaCTGGATCAATATATGCTTCCATAACATTATTCACaaaaagggtgaggcagacattggtgcatgagCAATGCCTCTTGTAAAGGCCAGGGTGATGAGAGGACCTACACCCAGCCAATGACTGGAGGAAGGAAACCTAGTAACAAAGGAGCCTACAGCACGTGCACGACCTGAGCAGCCTACACAGAACCCCTCaggcagagccacagcagccacagagacgaCGCCCGAGGCCAGAACGGACCACTGTTGAGTCAATGCCTGTGCACCCCAGGGGCCCACCCCACATCACCCCATCAGCCTacaggaaggaacaccaagctttgaAGACATGATGctttcgctttaacagccttgggtctggtggggagtcagataggatggagccagagaacgggtgtaaaagacaaacatatatcataaacttttaatcagtcaaatgaaacatcagatGTTGTAAACTTAATGTACGTGaaggcacaagagattagttgtttgtgtaagaatgtttagtatcgcacctaaccagcacatgacgactgtgttggataagaaaaagcacaatggcacattttttccattccagccctcaccctccacatcttctccatctcttctttcagccctcGGTACTTTTCATGATCCTtgttcctgatgttgctatctAGGATTGCTACttctatcactacagccttgttctcttttTGCCCACCACTACAAGAGCATGCGAGCTTGTAGGAATAAGAACACTCCAAGGAAGGCTGAATTTGGAGCATGTCGTATATGTatgatattaatatttttattaatatttaaggaaaaaaaactttgtaACCGCCCTGGGCCTTCTCTCCCACAGAACTGTAGGAGTGTTTCTTATAGCACCTCTGATCCTTAAAAAGTGTCGCGTTCACATCCATGAGGACAGAAGTCTTTGATTTGGGGtatttgtcattttttccccaGCCAGCGATTGCACATGATTATCACCTCCATCTGCAAGATGGATGGGATGCATGTTTTTCTTGAGACGCGCCTTGGAAATCAATTTGAGAAGTATGAAAACATAGAAATCAATATAAGAAAAACGTAAGGTTTGAGCGTCTCTCATTCATTACAAAAGGGTTTTGATAACTTTAATTTTACCTTCAGAAGAATGATGTCATTGCTTTATTCACTTGCATCATAGTTTTCATGAGGAAATGCCTGTGACACTGATATACATGTATTTTgtacaactttagattttgagGCTTTGTGAACTCCCAGCAAAACACTGCAGGATCTGAAATGACAAAAACCAAGCACCGAAATTGTGCCATTAAAAATGGTTAAATCAACAGTAGCAGTACGAATCTAGTGGCCCACGAACACTGAGGGGATCAAGGAGACcatctttattaataaaaacattattagaGTAAATACATTTGATATcgcaaatttaaatttaaattcataCAAATAAGACTGAATTACAGCTTATTTCCCCCTCTCTGGTCAAATgacacccctcctcccattcACTACGTGGTTCTGTCCGTCCACCTGGATCCCAAAGGCTCCCGACTGAGTGAGATCAAGTTGCAGTGGTTGTGCACTTGAAAAGTTCAGTTATACTTACAGTACAAATACATAATTATTCAAAGTACAAGTTGTAGGACATGAGCTGCTACCTTTTCACCTCATTGCTAAAGCTAGCTTACAAAGGGGAAAATACCTCTAAGATGTGCTATTTGACAGGAGCGCTCACTCAAACTACTTCCCAAGTTCCAAGTGGCGAGatctcactctgacaggtttacagaatcgatcttttaacacttttcctCCTCGCCTGAAAGAGGTCACACTAAATTTAATGGTGTACGTttttcactattaaaaatgaaattaatgtaATTTGGACTGAATACTAATACAATTGCTAGCGGCGTGCCTGCCTCTGCAGCAACACATAGATCATTTGTTGCTCAGCGTCATGGCTCTGCCAAAGTGTATATGGATcgaaatattattattaataacaataaaaagagGAATTATGTATATCCAAATTATCTTTGAATTGTGAAACTGCTGTTTATCACTTTGAGTGTGCAACAGCAAATATCTGCTGACTATCAGATCAGAACGATAATAGTTCTCAcccctgcagcaggaggaaaacggTGTAACGCTGCAGACTTGctgttcaaaacaaaacaattcacATTTGAGATGCACCGTGATGATAATGTGTAATTGGTTTATGACATGCAATTAGTCTGGAACCCGTGGGCATGAACACATACTGGGGGCTGGCTTTTGCTGCAGCCGTTTGTGGCTCTTTCTAGAGTTCAGCAAGTAAAAACTGCCTCGTTGAGCCAAAACCCGTTTGCTATGTGAAACAGTGTTCTGAGGTTGATCTCTATGTTCTGACCCTGTTGACCCTGACACTACCATGTTTGGAACAACTTGGAGGCAGATGAGATCagagcatttacatttacagatgTTTGCTATCATTAGTCAAGAGACTGTCATCTTCTAGACCAGCGCATCCTGTGCTTGAAAGCTTATCTTAAGTAGATTACAGATACTATTAAACAGGAATTAGCCTCAGTTCACCACGGATGGCCATTGTGATAAAGCTTAGCCTGCATAAAGCTGCTTGAATGAGGGAGTGGCTGCAGCATACTGAATAACACAAAAACAGGGGTTGCGAGCAATAAATGGAGGCTCAGGTCATACTAGTTTCATAGGCCTCACACTCACGTCCTACTGAGAACTTCTTACTATGCATACTAGAACTGTACTAGAAGAGACAGTATGAGGAGCTTCTTCTCATGTCTGTAGCAGCATTCTTTTCATCCTCTTTTTTGTgtaagtaaaatattttttgaaGCAGACTCTGTATCCAGTTCACGCCTCTATTCTTCAGAATGTGGCTGTTGATCAGTCATATCCGTTTCAGTCTCGCCTGGACCAGTTATCTTAATTGCAGATAACACGAAGTACAGATCTATTTCATCTGAGTTGTGCAACAACAATATCTTGTTTCTTGGTAATTAATTCTGTGTTTTATCTCTGTCAACATCAAGCAGTGTATTTCTGGAATGAACATTTGCACTTACGACTGTACTTAATACTGTGGTCTGGGTGGTCAGGCTATCTGTCTTAGCTCTGATGTTAGCAAGTAATTCATTTAGTTTGTTCACAAGGAAACAGTCTCAGAGTTGATGTATGGATGTTTCTTAAAGGGAAAACAGAGGGAACAGATAATCTAAAGAGTTACTGATGTCAGAGTTACCAACAGTTTCATGATCGATGTCTTTTATCATTGAATTCAGTTATGTTCATTGTTATTCTTGTGTTGTAAGGTCCTGCAAGAAACGTATGGCTTGTCATCCGAGATAGAAGACCATAATAAGGAACAGAAAAATtaacaaaacaatcaaacaaaagaCTAAAAATTAGCTTAACACAAACATAACTCGGCCCTCTGCACGTCTAACATGGGAAACAACGTgcgggtggaggagagggaccGAGAGACAGAACGGCTGCCAGAGCAGGGATCCTGacataaattaaacatttcCCTCATCTGCAGGTCAGGAGGGACACTCAGCATCAAATTAGGCTGAAGCGGTCGTTGTAATGCTCCTTTGAGGATTCCCTGGGCCATCCATGACCTATTCCCATCCGGAAGCTCCCATAGCTCAGACGGCAATTCAGTAGTTTACTGAGGCCTTAAAGTTGGGCCTGATTTTCTAAGGGAGCCATTCTGTAGTAAAACTCCTCAATCTTAATGCAGTAAAATTTGATTTACACAACCTGATTTTCATTTGATTGGATTATTACTGTACTTTGTctaatacagtatgttaataacaataatgcattttatttagAGGCACGTTTCATTCTTTCACTGCTACTACTGCATCAACTACTACAATAAATTTTACGGATGAGCgtagagacaaacacaaactaaaaatgtaattacaaaAATAGGAATCAGCGAAGAGGATCTGGGGGTGCAGGCAGGTATGGACGACTGTTAGCTAAGGAAGTGTGAGGTTGTGAATGGCACAACATTTCATAACAGAGGTGATGTGAAATCGGAAGCCAAAGGAGAACACGGGTCGTGTAACAGGTCACATGATAAGTTGAAGATTTTTGGGGGGAGACAATATTTCGTAAATAATATTTGTGAACTTCAGCCTCACACAGACAGGAGCTGGGTTGAACAAGTGGCCTTGTGCACGCTTTTGCCACACTATagtggctgcagctgttgaGTCATCTTAAGTAAattagatatatttattttctgaaATGATGCTTTTTGTTACTGTTGCATTTTACACTATTACATATGGAAGCAAAGAATTTGAATGTGCATTGGCCTGTAGTGTTAAGAAgctattttaaaatcactctgtttGGTATAATGAAAAAGTAAAGGCAGACACTGTGAGGCTCAGCCTGAATCTCTGGCTGTTCCAGGGTCAGGATCACAGGCTCTCAGCTCTCAGGACCCATTACATTGATGGTTCGCCAGGAGGCAGTGTTGTCTTTTTTAACAGATTTGTTAATACCTATTCAACAAGAAATGAGCACCGACATCCTGACAGAAGGATTTATTTACTGCTGCTATAAAACACACCTACAGTTGAGTCTTTCTCAGTTGTTCTAGGTAAGAATAAAATGCATATGTAACGTTTACAGGTTGGTGCCACATTGAAGGGCAGGATCATGAGTGGACAGGACATTTGTGATTCACATTGTAATTAGTTTTTGACTTTGTATGAATTGAACCTGAAAGCTGTTTGGTATTTGTGTACCATAAAAAACAGGCTCCAGATGAACCAAAGGATCAGTTGtgtatgaaataataaatgtagaGTGGTGAGGATAAATGGAAGTACTTTAGTTTTCAGCTCATAACCAGTGCATATGTTacaatactgtaatactgtgaCTGGATCAATGTATGCTTCCATGCTGGGTCATGGTCCATTTGATCCAGCCGTTATTCTCGGGGATCTTAGCATAGCGATATATGGTTGGACCTCCTGAGCTCGGCTTGAAGTTGGAGGACACCACTCCGAAGGCCTTTCCGTCCTCACAGACCAGCGGACCCCCAGAGTCTCCCTGGAAGAACAGTACATACAAAGTGAATACATCTGACACGTGACTAGAGTCTGCTTGTCTGTGAGATCATGAATACATGCGTTTACCTCAGCAGGCCCTGTTTTCCCCTGGGAGCAGTAGAAGCGCTCCATAGTACACAGCTTATAGTCAATCAGTGTCACGTTAACTTCCAACAGCACGGTGGACAGATAGATGGTGTCCTTGTGGCTCCTTCCCCAGCCGGACACGATGCATTGTTCAGGCAGAGAGCCGTTATCCCTCTCGGCCAGGGCGAGGGGTTTCACATATTCGTTGAACTGAGCCTTAGAGCTCAACTTGTACAAAGACACACGAAAACGACAGATTGGAGGTTTAAATATTGGTGACGTCAAGTTATTCCATCCTAATTAATTTCCTGTTGTTtattgtgaaaaataaatatttttcaaacaTGAATATTAGTGCCAGGATTTCCTCACCTTGAGAAGCATTATATCATTATTAAAACTGTTCTTATTGTAGTTTCTATTTGGAAAAGCTTGCTCCACTGATATGTTCTGCCTTTTCTCATGAATGTTTAGGGAATTGTGAACTCCTAGTAAGACAGTGTAAGACCTGAAATGACAAGGAAACAGCACATTTATGTCACCTGGGTATAAATCAAATGTTATGAACATCTATTAAATCAGACTATAATCACTGACAATCATGCATGCTGCACTGACTTGGCTTGGCAGTGGGCCGCGGTCATCACAAAGTCCTCATTGAGAAGAAAACCTCCGCAGTATTTTGTCTGGCCGTTCTGCATGAGCATCTCCAAAAGGGCCATGTAGGGCCTGCTGTGTGGCACCGCCTCACGGCCGCCAATGATTCTCCCTGTGTGAGCTGGAGGGAGAGGTGCTACTGGTAATATCATACCGAATTCCCTATATAAACGACCACATTGGGGCAATGCTCAAGGGCTTCTTAGGCTGAACACAGCTTGTTCTCACGCCCGCACCCGATACTCATACATAGTgtacagcatcagcagcactgaggagcagctgcagtccCTCCATAAGTATTACACAACATAACAGCAGAGTGTATGAATGATGCATTGGTGGTGAGGTATTAAAAGAGCCAAGTATTCGATCAAACCCATCAAATCATAATTAATGTTTCTTCACTTACCTTGATCATTGAGAATCAGCAGAAGAACAGCTGCCGCCAGTCTGTAGTGGCCCGACATGACAAGGCCTCGGTCCAGCTGAGCTGTCAAGGAGCAGTGATCTAAATCGGTGACAGTTTCAGTCTTTAAAGGCTTGTTTCCTCGTGCCACAGAGAAAAGGAAGTGTGTGAAAATTTGCATATGCAAAACATGTGGCTTTGAACCACATACAGTGCGGCGCCAAAAAAGGACAACGAATAAAATACGTCCCgtcagttactgtatgtgttgacaTTTGTTACGTCCTGAATCATTTATGCCAGTGCTCAGTCGGGCCTGCAGTTGCATTGTCCGTAGATGTCACCTCATAAGTATTCAACTGACCACCAGTTTTACCTTGTAATTGAGAGAAATGGATCCAGAGCATAAATCAGATCAGCGATCACAATTGTTACGCTGCCGCTTCTGTGGCCACGCATTTGGCTTCAAAGGTCTTTATTCACGGTCAAAGCTGTGGCTTCCTCAGAGGAGCCTCTTTGTCTGATGCACAAACCCAAAGGTAACATTACTCTGATGCCATCGCGTCATGGGACGCTGCGTGCAACTCAGATTGGGTTTCTGCGTTTTACAAAAGAGCCAGACTGTAATATTTGTGTAACAATAATCCAATTACAGAATCAGTTTGTCACTGGCGGAGTGTTTTAAGCTTaggccaactttattgtaaagaAAAGAGAGGTAAAAGATCCAAAGTGTGAAATTCAGTCTGAGTTCAGTTTGACTGAGGTTCTAGAATGAACGGATAAGTGAAGAAGTAAAGGTTACATCCTGTGTCTGAACCCACACGAAGACTATACATCATCACCTATAGTTTAAATGGACGCAAAGACACTTTCTTGTATTAAAGGAGTTTTTTTCAGTCCGAGTTCCTGGTTTCAGGGCAGCAAGGGAGCTGTGGATGCAGAGAGGAGCTAGGCAGAACGGAGAACACCATTCACCCCTCACATTTATGGGGTCCTGGTTTGACCATTGGACGATCGAGGAATGTTCATAAAAGCATCAATCTCAGTAAAAATTACATGTTTGTTTTGAAGAGAGGAAAACGGCAACAATTAAagccaaacagacagaaacagacgtAGCTCCACGGTCATAATAGATCAAACCAATGGCTTTAACTGGAATCACATATGCTAACAGAGGTTTATGGCCTGTGGGATGTGCAGATGTGGTACTGCTATGAACATTTGGCCCGGTTCGAGCTGACACATGTCTCTGCTGTTGGAAAAGGATTTTTGCTTTTTCGCATGTGACGTTTTGTGAAAAATTCGAAGATTCTAAAAAACAGttgcacaaaaaaacatttactttcCCTTGTTTTACCTGAATTAGCagcaagacacttcgcactAAATTCTAGTGCCGTTCCATgactgcccactgctccccaggAGAAGGGTTAAAATGCACAGGGTaagttaaattattaatatggtgccaataataataaactgtaaataGGTTTATGATCACAAATTGTGATTTTTGATtgtgatttattcatttattcatctgaCCCAACTCTGGTGCCTGACCCTCTGGTGCCTGACCCTCTGGTGCCTGACCCTCTGGTGCCTGACTGCGGCTCTGGTGCCCTGCTGATGCCCTTGGTGGTAATTAACACATTGACTGATGATTGAATCATGTTAACACTGAGCTACATCCGGTGTGAACTCCTACACATTTAAGCACAGAGCAAATCAGCCTGATTGTATTTATCTGCTGCTCACAGTCATTTAGGCcccacaaacaggcaaacaggcaCGTAGACACTTAGTCACTGGCGATGCAATCAGTAATGAATATTTCCATTCTTGAACTGAAGCTCAAACTCAAAGACTCCAGGTTCAGCTCGTTTTAGGGCTGCACGTGTAATAATCAATACAAATCTCAAAAAGGTTTAGAAGCAGCTGGAAAGATGATCATTCATAAGCAGGTTTGGCTGCTGCTCCACGGAACCAATGAAGCTATTTACATCCAAGTCAGGCTTTGGGTGTTTGCCTTAGATATGTGCTGTTCTCATTATCGTTGACAGTGTACGAGAGCATCCAATACCGCGGAGGAGGACGTAGAACCGCACAGTTCTTTTGATTTGGACAGTGAGCGCGTGCATCTTGTGAGTAATGCAGCCTAGTTTCATTCCCTGCTTCCATTTGAGCGAGAAAGAAAAAATGCTCAGACATGTTTTTGGAGCAAATGCGTTTGTTGCAGCGCTGTTGTAGAactgaaagggaaaaaaacgaGACAAGATTTATGTTTGcagtattaaaatgaagccGTGTGAGTATGTGTGATGGACATATTAGATAAGGAAAAGTAATTTAGGTTCACATTCTTACAAAAGCTTTCAGAATCCTGTTTAACTCTGTGGGCCGTGCCTTCTGCGTTATGTCACGCTGAGCCTGCAACGAGCCAGCGCGACAAGCGGCACATCCTTGAATTGAAAGTCCAAAACGCTGGCAACACTCACACAGTAATaaatacttttaattacctAGAACCGTTGCACGCAGCGAAGGGGCAAGCGCTTCGACTGGGCCTCGAACAACGTATCCCGTGAGCTCACGGGGAGCGTTTGGGTTCTCAGTGTGTAAAATCCAAAAAACACATGTCGCCTGCTCCAGACATGGGATTCGTATTTAGATGTATCACATTTAAACTAGTATAATAAGAGGATGGGAATTTTCTTCTTTTCCAACCTTTTCACTTTTCTGAAGAATGAACTTTTTCCGACTAAACAGTTAGGCCTCGTATTTGTCCAAGGAAACCGATACCGGTAGCTAAAAGCTTCCCGCTTTCACAAGGCCTTTGTCATTACTGAACCACTAGTCATTACTGAATTAAGAGCGTGTTGTCATAGAGCTGCCTATTAACCCGTCTTAGTCACTCGCATTCCCCTCCCTCACTGCTTCAGCTTTGACTACGCCCTGTGCTCCTCTATGGTACGTCCCGCTGCTGCTGGGTTCACATGCGATGGTGTAAATTACAACAGAGCCGGAGCCAAGATGGCTGCCGCCGTAGGCCTGCGGCTGTCATGGATGGCTGCTCTGGAGCTCCAttgtaa from Betta splendens chromosome 4, fBetSpl5.4, whole genome shotgun sequence includes:
- the LOC114854663 gene encoding granzyme B-like; the protein is MSGHYRLAAAVLLLILNDQAHTGRIIGGREAVPHSRPYMALLEMLMQNGQTKYCGGFLLNEDFVMTAAHCQAKSYTVLLGVHNSLNIHEKRQNISVEQAFPNRNYNKNSFNNDIMLLKLSSKAQFNEYVKPLALAERDNGSLPEQCIVSGWGRSHKDTIYLSTVLLEVNVTLIDYKLCTMERFYCSQGKTGPAEGDSGGPLVCEDGKAFGVVSSNFKPSSGGPTIYRYAKIPENNGWIKWTMTQHGSIH